From Meles meles chromosome 5, mMelMel3.1 paternal haplotype, whole genome shotgun sequence, one genomic window encodes:
- the LOC123941373 gene encoding ATP synthase subunit epsilon, mitochondrial-like codes for MPTLQRVVADSPEAGLSYIQYSQICAKAVRDALKAEFKANAEKTSGSTAKIVKLKKE; via the coding sequence ATGCCCACCCTCCAGAGAGTGGTGGCAGACTCGCCAGAGGCTGGACTCAGCTACATCCAATACTCCCAGATCTGTGCAAAAGCAGTGAGAGATGCACTGAAGGCAGAGTTCAAAGCAAATGCTGAGAAGACTTCTGGCAGCACTGCAAAAATTGTGAAACTGAAAAAAGAGTAA